ttatttagcACCTGATTTTGCCCATTTTTATTCCTGGGACCCGATTTGATATATATGCTTTTTATTGCCATGTTTCAACACTTTATATGATATGCGAGTCAGAAATTCCATGATCAACAAGGGCTTTATTCAACATGAGAAAGCAGTCCCAACAACTTCCTAGCACCACTTCCATggcagaaaagaagaaaaatccatCGAAGTACATGCTAAATACAATGTGCCCGGAAATGTCCTTGAAGTCCAAAACAATTGTCTCAGAAGACTTCACATGAAATCCACAAAGCACtcaatcaaatttgtgttgaaatttgtgttgaaattaacacaataattaattttgtgtGTTAGAATTAAGGAGAGAAGAAATTAATGTTAGTCTTGTATCAATaattatgagaaaataaaaaagattctcttaatatttattttaaaatttatttaaagaatcatccataaaaaacaCGAAATTTTAGAATGTCTTGTTAATGTTCAGAAAGGAGAAATtcccaagaaaataaataaataaggagaCACAATTTTAGATAGTCTCTTCATTGAGAAAGAGAATGGAAGAGTGTGTGTTGAGCACTAAGGCATAGTCACATCTACTGtttgaacttaaaaataatggtgtatttttttttttttttcagttgacTAGAGTTGCATGTAAAGCACTAAGCAAATCTCCATTATTAACATATCTAATAAGTGGGAAGATTTTATGAACCTACATGATGTTTCAATAGTATTACTACCATGTAACAAAatacgagttttttttttttttccacttagaaatgtattaaaataatatatttttttattttaaaaaaattatttttaaaattagggcatcaaaataatttaaaaaacaccaaaaaatattaatttgaagtaaagaaaaaataaaaaaaaaattcaatttttttaaaaatacttttgaaacacaaaaataaataagatcgTAAAGGCTTGAATTGTACCGTACGGCATACACTAACAATTTAGTataattttttggattattACCTCcctttctttataatatttttatggctTTGTGAGTCAAACGgtcaaaaaatactaatttattttggacacatcaaagtatttattttaataaacaaatcgatttcatcttaaatatttattatgagttaaattatatatttattggttATTTGAATTGCTTTTAGACATGCCAAAATGACTAAGTTACATCGAATCAATTCTcgtatggttttaaatttttttaattagaaaaaacattagtaatatctaaatattttatttacataaaaaaataaatttgattcgCAACATAATATAAGCGAATGATATAGTACAAATATTTAGATATAATagctcaaaaaaattatatagagaCCTCACATTGATATATTACATAACGAATTTCGGGTTTTAACATAATAGTTTAATGTGGATGAgctaaatgaataataaaattcttAAGAATATTTTATCAACATCCCACCCCTATATATCATTTTACGCACATACCACCCTGGGGGTAATCGGAATGGAGGCAAGATATGCTGATTCTTGAACCCTAATCGTGAAGGTTAGGGTTTCAtagtttaagaaaattaattttgagtttttttaaaaaaaatcaaacaaaattggTGGTGATTACATGTATATTTGCCCTAGAGATTAAAACTTCATGAGTCCaatcttctttaatttatatataaaaaatagggaAAAGGAAATGgatatagaaaaagaagaagcaaactgTCAATTATTTTAGGATTATCTTTTTTCCaagtaataatttaatatgttggcTTTATGTTTCTCCACTTGCACTAGTTCAAACCTTTTCGATTAgatattttaagataatatatattattaagatCCAACGGTATACATAGGTTTAAAGATCTAATTAATCTAACACTAGTCATGGAgagaatgattttatttaataaaattcataaagtCAAAGTTGTATgcataaattataattgttccCTAAAGTCAAATATAAATAAGGAAATCAAGAACTATATAGAAAAATGGATTGCCAAAGACATGCACGACAAGATGAATGGTATTTGATAGTGGAGGAGTGCATAATTGCCTTGACttaattattactatttaaGTGTAGCAAGGTAGCTACCATTACCTCctaaaaaatgtataaaagcAATTAATCCCCCcattaaaacaatacaaaaaaagtaGCCCTCAATTTGGACAAGCCATGAAAAGGGATGCTTGGAGAGTAAATACATAACAAAAATCTCTtgtttcttcttaatttttagtaaatGAAGTTGAAGCCAACAAGGGTCGCAAATAAAGTAGAAGTATGGGAGCAATAATGAATGGTAGTAGAAATCAACTCTTTCTTTGCAAGGAATAGATTGTAAGATATGAACTACTTTAAAACCTAAAATCATGACATTATTCTTCATAATTGATGATAAATCTCCATTAATCACTTGGGATTTACGTATCACCGACAAGATCCTGTGGAGAAGTTAATCACTCTTCAAATTAGCATGTTGATTAACTCTCAATGCTCAAGAAGACAAAGGTTATTAAGAAAATCATTAACCCCTTCATGGTTTAGTCAAGTTTTAAGAGCATGCGGCTTTATCCCTATTTGATATGACATGAAGACTTCAAAGTGATTTcatgaattgttattttttttaattaaaaatcattaaattgatGCATTTTAAGGCTTTTTagtctttgtttatttatacaATGTGGTGTGGTGTGGTTTATGTTTTATCTCAATCACGGATTGAAAATATTTACTTAATTAACGTGCACTATTGGTATTACATAAATCCTacacaaaaaaatttcttgaaatcttgattaaaaaaatgctataatttatagctttttcttaaatataagtgcaatatcaaacacacattCATCATAATGCTTTTGATATAGTAAAGTCAAATCAGCAAACCAAAAATACCTTCAACTGCAATATGTTATAGGGTTGGCAGCATAGTTTTGTATCATATCTAGAGATATATTTAGTTGTAATGTTCTCGACAATGGTTTATATAATTTGTGGTGATCAAAAAACTCTCTAAGAGTTGAGAGAAGTTCGCCAAACATGAAATTGTTCACTACAGGACAGAGGACAGTAGGTGGAAAAGAAAGAGGAGACATCAAGGTCCATCACTAGAAGCAACTAGCATGATGGTGGAGTTGTCACAATGTCATGCAGATAAAAAGGTGGGGCAAATTGAGTTTTCTCTCTTCAAGAGCAAATCCTATGAAACTGATAGACCCAACAAGGTTGGATCTATTACAGTAACTATAGCGTAAGTGTGTGTATCAATTAGGACTAACACAGTTCTATCCTCTTATAACATGCACTACAAGTTTTGCTTGCTTTTCCCTTGTCTGTACAATTATTTGTTGGTGGGTCTGGTGGAGGACTTAAATCACATTAGAAATGGGGAGCAGAGACAATCCAGatagattttggttttggatttttgaagaaaaaggcGGGCTCCATTGTAATGATCCTGAAAGTATGTTCTCTTCGCCAAAGGAAACTCAATTGAACCTGCTCCAGCTTCACTTGGAATCTTAAGTGTCCATTGAAGGGCAAACCAAGGagcaaataaccaaaaaaataggCTTATAAGTATGGGATTAAGAAGTCCAAATCCTCCCTCAATTAAAATGCTCCACAGCAGAAAATTCACAGTATGGGGTCCTTAATAGAAACATCATAGAAGCCAAGGGATTTTAGGGTTAACATTTTGCTGCTCCGGGTTGAAAGAAGGAGGgggaaaagaaattaagaaaagccTGCATCTCAAGTTTTCTCTCCTACTGAAAAAGCACTTCTAGGGTCCCTCTTTGAAGTGTTAGTCTGTGGAGATGAGAATGCAGTTAGATAATGTCACATCCTAACAAAGGGTATAAAAGTTTATGAGAGGGAAGTGGATGACGCTGCATTTGAACTTTAGAAGGACAAAAATAGTGTCCCAGCATGTTCTCTCATGTTGAGTGCCTGCTGTGCCATTATACCAATTGGAGCTGCTGGAGAGTGTTCGCTTGCATTTTAAAGAAGACCAAGTGTTTAAGACAAATTTTCCCCATTATAGGCATATTGTGGTCATGCTTGTCTTAGTTGTACACTAGGCTCCCACAAAAGGCGGTCGCGGCCTGCCATTGGATGTTTCATCATGATGATCTGATCAGCTAAAAGCAGACCTGTAGGATCAACCTTGACATTAAAAGGAGCTGTTTTGATTGTCATAAACACACCACAAGATCATGTCTTTTAAAGGGATCGACACGACCATGCAACAAGCTCTATCATCGATCTAAATGCATGAAGAATGGTCACTGGATGATACATAATACTAAAGATCTTCATCGTTGGTAGTTATTGGGCCAAATTCATTACATGGACATAGCATTCAGGGGGAATTGCTTATCAGATAGAGGCAAATTGGTGTGTACATCTTCACGGCAATATCTGCCAGTAACTTGTAATTGTCTTGTCATGGATATACTGTTGCATCTTGTTGTCATGAAACAGATGGATGAAACTAAATGAAATGACAAGAGATGTGCCGATtactcactctctctctctatccagCCTTTTTAGTCTGGTACTTTCCACTCGCTCCCATTTCCTGTAACTTGTTTTCCTATTTCCGACCTAAAAGGGTTCCAAGTTCCAGTGACATTCGAGGGGCAATTTAGTGAAACTAAAGTAAACGTAAAGATCAAAATACTGTCGGCTGAGACAGCGAGCAAACGAGAGAATCAATCAAATGTGAAAAATCTAGACAGCTCCAAAGTAGATTGGTGGGATCTTCATACAGGTGGAAAAAAAGTCAGAGAATAAGTTGACATTGATTTGGAGGATTTTAGAATGGCAGGAGTAACAGGAAACTTACATAAAGCCTGAGAGGGTGTGTTCTAATGGCATCAGATAAGAAGGTTACATGAACCATATTCCAGACAAGGTTTCTGTTTGCGTCTAGCTGATATTTATGTCTTACATTTCTACTGTTATCAATGCATAATGACCTCAAATCAACAAGGGAGAGATGAAGGTTAACAAGGGCATGTAGCGAAAGCAAGAGattttatttgcatatatatgtttttacatTCTTTACATGGAGAGATTTATTGAACCATAATGCCACTACTAGCTAAAGAACAACCGAAATTGATCAGAAACAATACGTATGGCAAGTAAAGCCAGAAGAGGATGGAAAGCCCGACCTGCCATTAAGCATAACTTGGCATACGACTTGATTCTTGAGACTCCCAATTGGTGTTAAATTTCAAGTGATGACTGTAGGCTTGTCCCTTCCTGTGAAGTCTTTCAACTTTGATACAGACAATGCCAGAtctaaaacaatccaaaacatatcATGAATACATATTCTAGTAATACCAGAGAAATTAGCATTTTACTTGGAAGGAAAAAATAGCACTGACCTATTAATGGTTTTAGGGCTATTTGAGCATCCATCTCATGTTTAGAGACATCTGGTTCAAACTGTTCGATGTAGATTCTTACAGTTGCACCTGCTGATCCAGTTCCCTGTAGATGTAGATGTTCCAGTTAGAAGAAAAACCAGAGCCTATGAAGCTTCAAATTCTGACAGAAAACTATAATCAATTGAGCATACAGATAGACGGAATATGATCCTCGATCCATCAGTGAAAACAAACCGGATGCCTTGCTTTGATACCACACTTCCATCCACCTATAATAAACACATAAAAGATAAGTTAAACATGGCAGTGATATCAGGCTACAGGTGCTTGGTGAAATCGTAACTGATCAAATTTGATCAGTTAAACATGCAGAGTTTTAACTTACAGGATCAGTGTATGTAAAGTCATCAGCAAACTGAAGGGTGTAATTTCCTATAAAGCAAATTGTAATACAATGCTCAGAGATTGTCAGATAGCAGGCGGTGATTAAATGAAAAGGAGATCAAATATAAACTTACCATACTTGTCACCTGGTTTGCCCTTAGAGACCAAATCTCTAAGATACTGTATCATTTTGTTGGCACCTTCTGATTCACATTCCTGAAAAAGAATTtacataaattaaagaattgtaCCCAGTACGCACCTCTACTTAGACACTGGAAGTTTAGTCCATAGCTGTATCCAAAGCATCGACTATACCATGATCTACAAAAGATTTGGACGATGCTTACTTCATAATCGTATCTAGAAAAGAAATTTCTTCCATAGGTTTCCCAATGCTCTTTCACAACATCAGCAACAGATACTAACTTGTCCCCTGGTTTCTTGTCTTTGTTTCTGTATGCAATAATTGAAAGCCATGCTAAAACAGCCCTGCATTTAGATAGATTTGTTATTCTGTATGGGATTTGAAGTAGAGCATTCCTATGAAAAGATAATATCAAACAACTGTTTAAATTCTAATTTAGCTCCTAGGTTGTGAACCACTTGAACTAGCTTGTAGTTCCATCAGCAAAGCAGTTAATCTACCACTTCCATCCAGACCCTCTAATCTCACAGAAGGAATAGGTAAGGACAATTATACGGCAGCCCTTCTACCCCTACCAATTGGACCCAGCCAAAGTTCATGGCAGAGTAGCAGACAATCTGTTACTATTGGATGCAGCCAGATAATTGGAAACGATCCATCAAGGGTAATAAACACCCAACGATCAAGCAGACCTTGGCAAGATGAAGATTGTTTCACATATAAACCAACCCGATCAAGGTGCTGgttctggttttcattttgataTGAAGTACAATGTTTGACAATTACCACAGAGATTTTTACTAGTGTAATAAATTATGAGGCTTAGATGACTGTGGCATgataagaaaatgaagaaaggttTAAGGAATGTCATGAGACAAAAAGCATAAAACTGCAGACAACCTTCTGTAGCAAAGTATAATTTTATAACCAGCTTTAAGGAGGACATGTAAGGCtatttttcttaacattaatTGGCAGGAAAAGCCTTAATGTTGGTACATGTGAGAGGTTCATTGGATGCATCTCAGACATTTACCATATGCCATCCTTCTCACGAATGTGATCAGAACCAGTACCAAAACTTTCTTCACCACAAATTGACAATTTTCCGGCATCCATGAGATTCCCAAAAAATTTCCAACCAGTAGGGACCTGAACCCAGGATAAAAGATTGTCAGGAGAAAAGCATCTCTATCAATGCAAACCCTATTCTACCTTCTATGGTCTCCCCGTTTATTGAAACTAGAATTTCGTTCAAGGGTTGCCTGACCTCAAAAAATGGAAGATTCAATTTTTCAGCCACACGATCTAGAGCACCACTTGTTGGCATGGACCGAGCTAAACCCTGAAATTTGGAAACAAGacatttatttcttgtttctttggACATTAAAGAGGTTGAGAAACATCTACAGAATTTTCTACCTTGGGGCCACTTGTAAAGTATGGAATGGCTTCTTGCGCATTGGCAGCAATGATAGCAACAGAATCTGAAGGAGTGACAAAAAACCCTCTACCTAGGACCATGTTTCTGTCCCCGTCTCCTGAATAATGGTAAGAAAAGTTACTTCTGAAAAAGGAATATTAAGGAATAACAATATCATGATTAATCACAATATGGAGCTCAAAGATGAGCCAAATGATTCAATAAGAACACAAATTACTCAGTCATCTGATACAAGCAATACACCCACATAGTGTTTATGAAAGACATTTGGCAGCCTAAGTTTTCATTTTCACCTTTTTCGGTATACCTGCCCCCACACCAATGTTGTCAAATACTCTTACCAAAACTTCAAGGACCAAAACGAAGTTCCTGCCCAGGATTTACAGATCCTGGTCTATCTATTTGTTGTATGGATTTAAAGTACTTTACATGAATCTTCTTTAGCATATAGCAGCAAAAAAACATACCAAGCATTGGTTGCTCATATTAACCTcgtttatttttaatcaaaatccaTCCTATAGTGAGCTAAGGAGTGGATCAAACCTTGATTTAAATTCAACTAATGTTATCAAGGTTGGCCTCCGCAGATTTGTTGTGTCCCAAGCTTGGCAGAAACTATATAATATGGTTCACCACCCAAACCAATTCATTCAACATTTGCACCAGCCCCTCAAGAACTTTCCACAATTTCTTCCTATTTGACTACTTGTTTCCTCATTATATCATCTATGGATATAGCAGTGAAAACCACTGaaacaacaacatcaacaaaTTCGAGACTCAAAATGATCTTGTTGTATAAAGTGTCACTGTGTTAAACAGTGTAACTTGAGGGTTGATTTCAAATTTGGCTCATTTATTTCAATGTAAAAGAGTGAAAACAACAGATGCACACAGCTGATCTGAACGCATACACATATCAGTATATATAATTCTGATCTGAACGCATATGGATTTTGCTATCAGTAACAACATTTACTAAAAGAGTGCTTCCTGATACACTTGCATAACTGGACTTGTTAATTAGAAATACTTATGGCTTAGTACTTGGTATCTCTCCAAAATGAGCAAAATCAGTTGAAAGATAAATTTCAGCAATTAGCTATTCATATGTggattaaaaacttatatttccCTTCAATGTTTGagacttaatttaatttatagctTTGACAGGTAAAATACACAATTCTTATATGGTCAATGCTTGTAGGCTGATAAAAGGGCAAAGTAACTTAAGTTGTCAGTACAGCTACTAAGTTCATCATTCCAATATTTTGTCAAACAATAAAAACCATGGCTACAACCTAAAGTTTATTTGCAGTTGAAATTTTACTTAGTCGATGCCAAAAAAGGGAAACCCTTAACTTTCAGATGAAAATTTAGTTCAAAAACCAAATGGAATTACTCGGTGTGGCCTCATCTGCCAGTGAATCCATGCATGCATTCACTCAAGCAATTAATAGCACATCAAACACCTGAAAAATGAAGCGTGTCTGTTTCTTCAAAATTCATCTGACATACCATCACTTGCAGCTCCAAAATCTGGCCCGTTCTCTGCATACATGATGTCGACCAAGTCCTTGGCATATCTGTTTTAGAGTAAAAGATATGGTTAATAGGATATCAAATGATTACAACTTGCTATATGGTCAGGAATTAAATAGCCACCATACGTAAGATTAGGATCTGGATGGCCATGCCCAAAATCCTCCAGAGGCACTCCATTTGAAATTGAATCCTACATGCAAAACTTAACATATGTTATCAGGAAATATCGGATAGTTCAAAAAAATTTTCCAAAATGTCTCATCCAGAAAATACCAGACTGGCCCCAAGCTTGTCCACAAAGATAGGTTTTGCATAAGCCCCAGTAACAGCATGCATGGCATCAAATATAAACCTGAAAGTAAAATAccataaaatatactttaagaCCCAGAAAGATAGCTTTCCGCATATGAATCCAAGATTCAACAATGCCTATTATGCAAGAGTATAGAACTTGCATCACACACAAACACAAGCAAAAACAATTGTGCATGCTTCTGTGTAGGGAAAATAAATAACAGAAGGTACAGATGATAATGATGGCAAATACAATATTTTAGCTGAGAAGTCTTCATATTAGAAGCAAAAGAAACACAGCATCTGTGAAAGTAGCAACAGAGATAGTGATCTAGTGAAAACAGGCTTACATGATTGACTGCAAATAGTTCAGGGGAGACTTTATTGCCAAGTTGAGAAGTTATGAACATCAGTTCAGGTTAATTCATCCATAAGTTAATACTTGGAGGAATATACATAACATAAGATAGCCAAAAGGAATAGAGGATCTTCTTCATTTATCAGATGCATGAAAGAACACGTAAGAAAAAATGGCAATGTCACTTAGCAGTGAATAAATGTACCTGAAATCAGACTGTGAAAGGAGACTTTTGATGAGCTCAAAATCAAATACATTCTGCAAAATAATCCATACAGTTACTGACACAAAATCCAAATGAACGATCATCCAAAGATGCacattcatgtttttgtttctaACCTCCATTAACTCCAAATAATCAGAAACTGGGTCTACTACTTCAACACTAAAGTTTCCATATTTTGTGACTCTGAGAGTAGAAAGGTCAACATCAGGAATGTCTGCCATCTTAATCTCAGATATCTGCATAGAATTCACAAAATTTCAGATTCATGCAGGAACCACAAAATTATAGGAAGTCAAATAATCAAGCATGCACGTCTAAATAATTATGGAGGTGAGACAATGTCCAGTTGCAAACCAAAACCTTCACTTATGAAAATCACAAGATTATAGCATTttttgaacaagaaaaaatgaatattaagCAAGTTAAAAAtgagcaaaagaaaacaaagaaaaagaaccaGAACATCCATACTAATAAACACAGAAATACTTCAAATTGACCGAGTCTACATAAAATCAATGAGCAATTAGCTTATAAATCCTAAACCAGGCAACCTATTGGTTTGCTGgtcttttcagttttatttagCATAACTGACCTGGAGAAGTATTATAGAAACTTCCTCATGTTGATTATAGCAAAAAGGCTGAACCTTGGTAAAGGTTCGTATCAGAAAACACAGATTGGTTGTGTAAGGATCCTGTATCTTGGTACAGGTTTATAGCTGTGAAATTTTGGATTGTTCATTCACACAGAGGAGAAAAAACCATACTCAAGTGGTAGTGCTCGAAATTGCCAAGGTTGGTGTCTGCTTtaggaaacaaataaatatttcatctaAAGCATTTACACTTCAAATAGAGACTTATAGTCAGAGCACATTATTtacaattgaataaaaaactagtGTACAGGGGTAAACCTATGCAATGATTACATTTTTACTCTTCAAAAAGGATATAAAACTAGAAGAACATAACCATGTTGAAGAAAGATGAATAGCTGAACATAAAGAATTACAAGTAAATAACAAGATACTTTTTTGATAAAGAAATAGCCAGATACTTACAGAAAGGGTGTTTCCATATATCTTGTCTGTGATGGATTCAGGTGCAGGTTGCCCACTGTTGTAATTAAACTGGGAAatgtaagggaaaaaaaaggaaggaagccTCATCAACCAGTCAGTTTGAAAGTAACTCAACATGGTCAGTTCATTCAACTAAAACACCAATATGTGATGGGAAAAATAAGATCTCTGTTAACAAGATACTAAATTGCAAACCAGAACATGTCAGGATGGTTCAATCATCAACATGTATgacaaatgcaaaaataaattaaaaaacagagaACTGACAACTACCAGCTTGCTAACAAAAAAGTAGTGAAGCTTGCCGCACTATGCATATCAGCTCATCGTGCTTGATTCCCATATTTTTTTACAGATTATAAAAAGGATAGGAGTGGGGTTGAGAGTCATGATGAAACTATAATTAAGCAGGAGTATTAGATGAGAATTAGCAATTTACCTTGATACCCCAGTCATATTCAGGCCCTCCAGGATTATGACTTGCACTCATTATAAATCCACCATTGGCCTGCAGATTTATTTCCTAGGTTAGGCAGGGAAAGGGGAAAATTTATTAAGGCATTGAAATGAGATGCTGAATATCTGGTCAAAGCATAGATGAGATGTTCTTGCCTTCCTATTTCGGATCACAGCAGAAACAGCTGGAGTGGACATAATACCTTCCCTGAAATGTTGGAATAACACCATAAACAGTGCCAAAATTGCATAAACATGAATCAAGATTCCAAAAAGTATTTCATATTTACAACTTCAGATGGAAAGAAAATACTATAATTCTTTGAAGTTCTCCAAAATGATTATCAAGCAAAGCATCTGATAAAAGAGAGTTAGCTAAGTTATAATTGATTAATATTTCAACCTTATTTTTTCTGCCCGATTGACTACGAACATGATTCTCGATCAAACCATCCTGGGTTTATGGAgttaattaacttgaaaaaacaatttgttaTCAACTCAAAGTTTGGTTCTATTAGTCAAAAGCAGCTATCACAGTGGATAAAAATCAGTCTCAAACAATTAGTCCTAGCATATATCATTCATCTAATACATCAATCCTACTTTGCATATTAGCATTTCCTCCATCTGACAACAAAAGGATCAATCGTGATACTTACTTGCCGACAAGGATTTTACCAACACCATTCCCAGCagcaattttgataattatctACATTTTAAGTCCAAACAACTCCAATAATCAGAGAAGGAGCCACAGaattaaacatataaaaggTATTATTAACTAATCATGACAGGTTGATTAAGTAACAGCAATCACCTGTGAAGCTTCTCGGTTGAAGTAACGACCATCCCCTCCCAAGACCAACACTCCATTCTTGTAATCCTCTGGTGGCAATGAATTAAACAATGCCTGCACATACAAAAATTCAAACGTTACCAAAAACCTTTATCAAATACCCCCTAAACAATGACACAACACAAAATTTAATGccaaaaaacatgtaaaagaaAACAACCAAACCTGAATCCAATTTGCAAGGTAGTTTTCCTCCTTGAAAATCTTAacctacaaaaacataaatttgaaaCCAGAATAAATCACCTCTGCCCAtcaattttaaatcaaactacACTCATTTTTATTCAACAAAGCACATAAAACCCAGAATTCTAAATCTCTTTTCTCTACTTTCTCAGTaaccaaacagaaaaaagaagtaGAAATTTACCTTCTTTCGCAGACCACTTGTCCCTGTCTTCTGACCCTCAATTGGCTTTGTAGACACTGAATTAATCTGCAAAACACAAGAATCAAATACCCATTTGTTACTTATTTCCATATAAAGCAAACATACATTTGTATGTGCACAAAATACAGAAAAGGAAGGACCTTGATGCCTTCAGGTTCAGCAATGGCAGTAGAAGAGGAAGCTTTGACAGAGAGGGAAGAACTAActgaaagtaaattttttaagagaGCAAATTTTGGTGAAAACAAAGGAGATGgtgataaaagagagagagaacggATAGGTGAAGAGAGGAGGACACTGCCATTTGCATTAGTTTGCCTCAGCTTTCTGTTAGTTGATGAAAAGATAACATTTTCAAGTCTCAAACAAGAAGTAGAGGAAGCcatttttattgattcttgattgACAATTTCTCTCAATGTGTTTTCTTCCCTTGCAAATGTAGTCAGCAGTGATCACTGTAGAGAGAGAATGGGAGTACTTTGtataagagagaaaaagattTTGGGAAGTGAGctgagaagaaaaggagagccGAGGATATCTCTGACTGCCGCATGTACTTTTAAAAGACTTATCTTCGCTTCCTATCTAGTCATACTCGTACTACTACACACGCAAACACACTGTGAACTTCCTTTCtctgttgttttattttatttcctctttttaatttttcaaaaataaaatttttttatttatcttgcttgttatcaaaataaaataaataaaccccTAGCAATATTATTGTGCCCC
The genomic region above belongs to Populus alba chromosome 12, ASM523922v2, whole genome shotgun sequence and contains:
- the LOC118060656 gene encoding phosphoglucomutase, chloroplastic; the protein is MASSTSCLRLENVIFSSTNRKLRQTNANGSVLLSSPIRSLSLLSPSPLFSPKFALLKNLLSVSSSLSVKASSSTAIAEPEGIKINSVSTKPIEGQKTGTSGLRKKVKIFKEENYLANWIQALFNSLPPEDYKNGVLVLGGDGRYFNREASQIIIKIAAGNGVGKILVGKEGIMSTPAVSAVIRNRKANGGFIMSASHNPGGPEYDWGIKFNYNSGQPAPESITDKIYGNTLSISEIKMADIPDVDLSTLRVTKYGNFSVEVVDPVSDYLELMENVFDFELIKSLLSQSDFRFIFDAMHAVTGAYAKPIFVDKLGASLDSISNGVPLEDFGHGHPDPNLTYAKDLVDIMYAENGPDFGAASDGDGDRNMVLGRGFFVTPSDSVAIIAANAQEAIPYFTSGPKGLARSMPTSGALDRVAEKLNLPFFEVPTGWKFFGNLMDAGKLSICGEESFGTGSDHIREKDGIWAVLAWLSIIAYRNKDKKPGDKLVSVADVVKEHWETYGRNFFSRYDYEECESEGANKMIQYLRDLVSKGKPGDKYGNYTLQFADDFTYTDPVDGSVVSKQGIRFVFTDGSRIIFRLSGTGSAGATVRIYIEQFEPDVSKHEMDAQIALKPLIDLALSVSKLKDFTGRDKPTVIT